The sequence GGCAGCCGACTGACATCGACGAGGTTTGTCGGCCGCTCGATCTCCAGCTTCATCAAATCGAGAAGATTGGTGCCGCCGCTGATGAACGTGGCTTCAGGCTTGGCCGCCACTGCAACGGCTGCCTCCTTCACGCTGCTTGCGCGCTCGTAGGTAAAGGGCTGCATGGGGCTCAAACCTCTTCGGCTGCGTCGCGGACGGCGGCGACGATGTTGGGATAGGCGGCGCAACGGCATAGATTGCCACTCATGCGCTCGCGGATCTCTGCTTCGGTAAGCGCCGCCGGCCCGGAGGTCACATCCATACTTGCATGGCTCGGCCAGCCAGCCCTGACTTCATCGAGCATTCCCACGGCCGAACAGATCTGACCCGGTGTGCAATAGCCGCACTGGAAGCCGTCATGGGCGACGAAGGCGGCCTGGACAGGATGCAATTTCTCGCCGTCGGCGAGTCCCTCGATTGTCGTGATCTCATCGTCTTCATGCTGGGCTGCAAGCGACAGGCAGGAATTGATCCGTCGGCCATTCACGAGAACCGTGCAGGCGCCACACTGGCCGTGGTCGCAACCCTTTTTCGAGCCGGTCAGGCCGAGATTGTTTCGCAGGGCATCCAGCAGGGTCGTGCGCGGGTCGAGCTCCAGGGCATGCTCCGTCGCGTTGATCCTGAAACGCATCGGTATTCTCGATATCGGCGTCGTGACGCGCTCGGCGGCCATGGTGGCGACAGCGTCCTGAGCGCCGACGGGCAATCCGGATGCCACGAGGAGGCAGGTCGCTGCTCCGCCTTCCAACACCGCCCGGCGCGTAATCCAGTAGTCCGTTTCAGCCATGAATGATCTCCCAGTCACAGCAGCTCGAACCGGCAAGGGTATCCATCCCGGCGAACTGGTGTGCTTGTTTGCTTCGACATGCGGGACTTGGGAGTGTGGAAGACCGCTTTCTTGCAAGAAACCGGACACGCTGTCAGGATCCGGGAGAAAAGTGCAGTCGGTATGTCCGCGGGGTGATGCCCTTGAGGCGGCGGAAGGTTGTGGTGAGGTGGCTCTGGCTGGAGAAGCCGAGGCGGAATGCGATCGCGCCTATCGCCACACTGGGATCGCGCAGCAGCAGTTCCGCCCTTCTTACGCGTTCTTCGAGGATATAGGCATAGGGCGGCCGGCCGGTCGTCTCCTTGAAACGACGCGCGAAGGTATCCACCGGCATCCCGGCAATGGCTGCCACTTCCCTCAGCGAGATATCGGAGGCGATGTGGGCCTCGATGTAGTCGCGGACACGCTCGAACGTCCGGCGTCCAAGGCCGCGGTTCTGGGTCGGAACCCGATTCCCGCTCAAGCCAGCCATACGCAAACCGACGAAGGATACCAGATGCTCGACATAGACGGTGTCCGGCCGGTGGCCGAATGACATCTCGGTGCAAAGCGATCGCAAAAGCGTGCCGATGACCGCGTCGCTCCCGTTTACCAGCATCGGAATGTCGCGCAGGCGTTCCAAAGCCGGCAGCGCAAGTTCGGGATCAATCCACAAGGCGGAGTAACAGAGGTCTACGTCGCGGTAGAACCCGATGCGTTCGGCACCCGCGGGAACAAAAGTGAGAACCCCGGGCCGGTCCTGCCCGTCGTAAAGAGCCTTGCCCTCGGTGCGGATCGATGTCCGGGAGGTGCTTCCCCCGTCCGTCAGCACGATCAGATGGTGGGGCGCCGTCCAGCGAAGTTCTGCTTCCTGGCAAACCCAGCGCCGACTGTCGAATACGACGGAGGAACCGATCCAGGACGCACTTTGCAGCGGTACTGTTTGTTCTTCCCGGGCCCGGATACGTCCGTCGCCAACCAATGGTCTGAATGACATCGCTAAACTCCGTTGGCTTGCTTCTGGCACTTTGGCGACTGCCCCAGCAGCACGTTGCATCGGAGCGTCGTCGACCACACGCGACAGTCATAGGAACAACGGTTTGGCCATAACAGCCACCAGCCGCTCAAGAATGTTCAACGATCTGTGACCATCGATGAGCTGCAGCCGTCACCGCCGAGCCCGGCCGGCATCGAAAAATCTTCACCGAAGACGACCTTGGCCCGCCCGGGTCATGAATGGCAGCCCTACGCCAGCAACTGCCCTTTCCGACCCCCGCGCCGGAATCCCGACAAGGTCGAACCGTCCGAAAGAACCGCCCTCTCCCCCTCAACGAATTAATTGACACTCCAACCAAAACAGCGCTCCGTGGTTCGACGGGGACGGATTTTGGCACTCTTGGTTGATGCCGGCCTTCGCCGTCACGATAGGGAGGATGCAATGCCGACAGTCATTGGCCACCATAACATTACAAAGGGCGCGAAGCACTGGCTCGACTCACCGAAGCGCAAAGAGCTTTTTGGTCCGCTCGGCGTGACCAACATACGAACATTTGTAGATCCACAAAATCCGACTCGGGTGGCCGTTCTTATGGACGTTCCGGACATGGACGCCATGATGAAAGCTATGCAGAGCAAGGAAGCCGCGGATGCGATGGCCTTCGACGGAGTGGTGCCAGAGTCCTTGGTCATCCTGGTCGAAACGTAAAGGTGATCGCTTCTCTGGCCAAGGTTAGAAGGGTTGGTCAGCGATTGCTGTGCGTTTCTGCGCGTGAGCGACGACGTTGGTCTCGGTCGCGCCAAGATCAGCCGCCCAAGCTTGCGCGACCTGATGCCGGCTCATGTCCGCAAACCAACTATTCCGCGCGTTCACGCTGGACTTCCGCTTGCCACCCGATTGGGACACAGAACGCTCCATTGCGGTATAATCCGAGCCTATGCGCCGACCGGCTCGTTCGCGCCAACTGTTGAGGCTGAGCGCGGAGACAATCAACGTCCTGTTATGGGGCCGTGTAGCGGCCAGTCCGCCTTCGTGAAGAGTTCCAGGCGACATAGAGTCTCGACTGAAATCCGAGCTCTCAACGTGGTCATCGGATTCAAAGTGGGGCTGCGGCGTGCTGAACTAGAGTTGTTTGAAAGGCGATTGGTAACCGCCCGCGCCGACTATGGCCGGGAGCATGACCTGTCCGCCTGGTGATGGCGAGGATTGGCCGCTACGTTGCCATCGGCGAATGTTTTCGCCGACGGCCGGTGTGATGGATTGATTTCGCCTAGGCCAGATGCTGGCCGAAGAACTCGCCGATCCGGTCGAACGGAATCTTGTCCATCTGGTCGTAGAGATCAGTGTGGTTGGCGTCCGGAATGATCATGAGTTCCTTCGGCTCCGCCGCGGTGGCGAAAGCGGTTTCGCTGAAGTAGCGTGAATGAGCCTTTTCGCCATGGATGAGGAGCACCGGGCGTGGGGAGATTTCAGCGATGTAGGTCAAGATCGGCATGTTCATGAACGACAGCGGCGTCGTTAGGCTCCACGATGCGTTCGAGTTGACCGCCCGAGGATGGAAGCCGCGCGGTGTCTTGTAATAGTCGGCGTATTCTACGACGAACTGAGGCTCGCCACCCTTCAGCTCGAGTGAGACGGGGCCATAGGCGGGGTTACCCTTCTCGGCGTCCCGCCAGCGCTGCTGGCTGAGTTGCACCAGCGTCTGCCCACGCTGTTCCAGCGTCACGCTGTCGTTGTAGCCCTTCGACATGACCCGGGTCATGTCGTACATGGTGCTGGCCACGACGGCCTTGACGCGCTTGTCTGCGGCGACGGCGTTCAGCGCCATGCCGCCCCAGCCGCAGATGCCGATGACACCGATCCGCTCGCGGTCGACGACGGACTGTAGGCCCAGATAATCCACGGCGGCACTGAAGTCCTCCGTGTTGATGTCCGGCGAGGCGATGTTGCGGGGCTCGCCACCGCTTTCGCCGGTGTAGGACGGATCAAACGCCAGCGTCACGAATCCGCGCTCCGCCATCGTCTGAGCGTACAATCCTGAAGACTGCTCCTTCACAGCACCGAACGGACCGCCGACGGCAAGAGCTGCCAAGGGCTCGTTTCCACGCTTCTTCGGCAGGTACAGGTCTCCAGCCAATGTGATGCCGTACCGATTTTTGAACGATACCTTCTGGTGATCGACATTGTCGCTCTTCGGGAACACCTTGTCCCAGGAGGAGGTCTGGGCGAGTGCCTGAGTCGCTGTTGCAGCCGGGATCATGCTCATCGCCGCAACGGCGACGCCCGTCGCTTTCATCAGGCTCCGCCTGCTCGTATTGCAGGTGTCGGCAGTCGCGATTTGCTTGCTCATAGTCATTTCTCCTGTGCCAATGATGTCTATTGGATGCGCTCGATGCGCAGCGGGAATTCCCCCGGAACGTGCAGCGCCTGAAAACCTTCGTCGAACCGTCCCAGGCGGATCAAACCCGGGTACTTGTAGTCGGCGTAGAACATCGCGAGGTTACCCCAGGGCATGTAGTAGCAGAGGTCGTAAGGCTGCTCGTTGCTGAACGGCCCATGACCTTCCACCGTCAATTTTCGAGGGAGGTAGGCGATCTTCTCGTTGGACCCGAAATCCTCGATCTTGAGATTGAGCGGAAGCATGGAGGCAAAGTCGCGCGCCGACGGATTGTCGTACAGCGTCGCGGTCATGGTATGGTCTGCGAAAGTGAACTTGATTCTCACGTCAGTCCGCTCCTGGTTGTTGGGATCGCTCCGGCCGAAGCTACGGCCGGGGAAAGCGCGGATCACCATCGCCACCACCAGCTGTTCACGGCGGGTCGACAGGCGCAGTCGCATGCTCATGATCTTCTCCTTGTCACTCGCCACGCGACGAAGGATGCAAGGGAGGAGCCGAACAGCAAGATCGCGCTCAGCGTGAATGTGGACCGCCAGCCCATGGCGTCGAAAAGGAGTCCGCCAGCCGACGCCCCGGCTTTAATAGCGAGTTGAATCACAGCGACCTGTAGTCCCCCGCCCGCCTCGGCGTCGTCAGGAAGAACGCGGCTCAACCAAGTTCCCCAGCCAACTGGCGCGGCAGTGCCGAGAAAACCCCAGCCGACAAGGGCCGCGAAGACGGGAACTTCCATGTCGCCCGTGGCGATCATCGACAGAGCGATACAGGCCATCATCGACGGGATGATCATGAGAATGCCGAACAGGCGATGTTCCAGCAGCCGGCCGATAACCCAGGTCCCTACTATACCTGCCAATCCTACGACAAGGAGCGCGAGTGAGAGAGTCTCTATTCCAAAATGCGTCACCTGCTCCAGGAACGGCCGAAGATAGGTAAAAAGTGCGAACTGTCCCATGAACAGCAGCAGGATTGCGACCATGCCCAGAGCGACCGGCAGACGCCGCAGTAGCCGAAAAACATCAAGCGAGCCCCGGTCGCGTCGCGGATGAAGCGCAGGCAAGCTGATCCATTGCCAGACAAGAGCAAATAGCGCGACAGGAACGACGAGGAAAAATGCTCCCCGCCATCCGACATGCGAACCAAGCAGGCTCCCGAGCGGAGCCGAGACAGTGGCTGCGATCGCGTTGCCACCGTTTAGCAATGCCAGCGCCTTCGGCACCTGATCGCTGGAGACCAGACGCATCAGGATCGCGGTGGACATCGACCAGAATCCGCCGATCGCGATGCCGAGCAACGCGCGGCCCAGCATTAGGATGAGGTATGACGGCGCGAATGTAACCAAGACGCCCGACAGCATCAAAATTATCGTCAGGCCGAGCACCACCACACGCCGATCTAGGCGCTGGGTAAGAGTGGCGATGAACAAGCTGGTCAAGACCGCGAAGATACCGGAAACTGAAATTGCCTGTCCGGCATTGCCCTCCGTCACACCGAGATCGGCCGCGATCGGCGTCAGCAGGCTTACGGGCATGAACTCCGAAGCGATCAGCACGAACACGCACAGAGCCATCGAGAAGACGGCGCTCCACGCCGGGCGGCGGCTGTCGATGTTCTCATTGCAAGTCAGCGTCATGTGCCTCGATCCCGGTCGAAACTTCTATTGCTTCTTCCTGCGAGGAAGATATTGACGAAGGACTTTGCGGACAATCCATGCTAATTCGCATGAACTTATCCAAATCCGATATCAATCGAGGTGCGGCCGATGCAGCGCGAGGACATGAAGGACCTGCTCTGGTTTCTGGAGGTCGCGAGGGAGCAGAGCTTCACCAAGGCCGCGGCAACGCTTGGCACCTCGCAATCGAACTTGAGCTACACGATCAAGCAGTTGGAGGCCCGGCTCGGCGTGCGGCTCCTCACGAGAACCACGCGTAGCGTAGCCACGACGGAGGCTGGGGAGCGTCTCTTCCAGTCTCTCGCACCTCGGTTTCAAGAGATCGAGGCCGATCTCGCAGGTCTGGTCGCATTCCGGGACAAGCCGTCCGGCACCGTGCGCCTGACATTATCCGACCACGCGCTGCAGATGACGGTATGGCCGAAGCTGAGCCGCGTGTTGTCCAACTATCCCGACATCAAGGTCGAGCTCTACAGCGACAACGGCATGCGCAACATTGTCGAGGAGCGGTTCGACGCGGGCGTGCGGCTCGGCGAGAGCGTCGACAAGGACATGATTGCGGTCCGGATCGGTCCAGACTGGCGCCTGCGCGCCGTCGCTTCGCCCGACTATTTTTCCCAGCGCGGCATCCCAAATACGCCACAGGATCTTGTTGAGCATGACTGCATCAACACGCGCCAAGCAACATGGGGCGGCTTCTATACTTGGGAGTTCGAGAAAGACGGGCGGGAGTTGCGGGTGAGGGTTGACGGCCAGCTCAGCTTCAACTCCTCAATCTCTCAGATTGACGCGGCAGTGAAGGGTTACGGGATCGCCTACATTCCGGAGGACCTTGTCAGCGAACACATCGCGGCAGGTCGACTGCAGGCGGTTCTCGACGACTGGTGCGAGCCCTTCACCGGTTATCACCTGTATTACGCAAGCAGGCGTCAGATCTCGCCGGCGATGGCGGTGATTGTCGAGGCTCTGCGGCATCGTGGTTGATCCCCGCCGAGCCCGCCTCCTGCGGCTGACCGCTATGGGCGGCCGACAGGCGGACAACCACTCTTCAGGAATGCGCCAATGCCGACATGGAGCCATTCCCATTTGCCAACGACCGTTGCCATCTCTCTTCGAAAGGGAGGGGCTATCGGGAACCGTTAGCTGCAGAGAGCGCAGCAACCCGCGTCGTAGCCATCGCGCTGCAGCTGCGAGGCGGTGTGCGTGCCCGTGAAGGAGCACGCACCATCAACTGATCATTAGCGAAAACCGCCGCTGGCGACCAATCGCTCGCCGGTCAGCCAGCGGGCATCGTCGGAAGCGAGGAAGACAGCGACCCCAGCGATGTCGTCCGGCTGACCGATGCGGCCGAGCGGGGTCTGGGACACTGCGCTGTGCGCGAAATCCGAGCCGATAAACCCCGCGGTATGAGTACCCTCGGTCTCGACGATGCCCGGGAGAATTGCGTTGACCCGGATTTTTCGCGGGCCTAGCTCATTGGCAAGCACGCTCGTTATGCCGTCCAATGCGCCCTTGGTCCCCGTGTAGACGCTGGAGGCTGGCGGAGCGAGACTGGTCGCCGCCGACGAGATGTTGATGACGCTGCCGCCCTCACCGAGATGCTTGAGCGCTGCTTGGGTGCTCAGCAGAACGCCCAGAACGTTCACGTCGAACATGCGACGATATTGTTCCTCGGTCACCTGCTCGATCGGCGCGAATTCGTAGACCCCGGAGTTGTTGACCAGCACGTCGAGCTGGCCGAATTCCTTGACTGCAGCGTCCACCAGTCCCTGCGCCTGTTCGGCCTTCGAAACGTCACCCTGGACCGCGATCGCTTTGCCACCAGCCGCCGTGATCGTCTGGACCACCGCGTCCGCTCCCGACTTGCTCGAAGCGTAGTTCACCACCACCTGTGCACCCTCCGCTGCGAGTGCCTTGGCAATCGCAGCACCGATCCCTTTGGAGCCCCCCGTCACGACGGCGACTTTTCCAGCAAGCTTACTCATGGCGCGTTCCTTTAAACTCGGAGTGCCGTCGGAATTGGCGGCATTGTTCCGTAGTTCGGAAATTCGGAACTGTTGATCTCGGTTTCAAGCCCCCATATACAAAAAATCATGAGACCGCTCTTTCACCCAGCAATAGAGGACGTACGGCCTGAAGCGATCCTGCATGCCCTCTCCGATCCGGAGCGCGCAGCGATATTCGCGCAAATTGCGGGCGCCGGCTCCGGCGGGACATGCGCTGCGTTTGCCAACATGCGCGAGCGCGTAATCCCCAAGTCATCGCTATCGAACCACATCAAAGTGCTGCGCGAGGCCGGCCTTATCCGCTGCGAGCGTCATGGCGTGGAAATGCATAACCATTCGCGCTGCTCGGAACTGGATGAACGCTTCCCAGGTCTCGCTATGGCTATTCTGAGTGCTTACGGATGGCTTCCCGGACAGGCGAAGACGGATTGACAGCTATATAACGGGTTGGGCGAGCTATCTCTCTTGAGCTTATCTTTCGAGCGTCATAGCGACCGCTTAGGGCCCGCAGGCGGCCGGCCGGCGACGCTCGAATTATTCGCAATCCTCGTGGCTACGGAGGCGAGCGAGACATGAATGGATTTCGCTCCGATTTTGTCATCGATTCATAGGAACGGACCGGGCGCTCTTCCCTGTCTCTGCCGTCTCGAACCTCGTGGGACGCCCAGCAACCCGCTTCGCTTCCTCGGCCATGCCGGATTCATCGGTGACAGCCAGGCGGATGCGGCTGTATCCGCTCTCGCCCGGATATCGGAGAAGGCCAATGCCGCGTTGATGCGCGGCGATGTCGCCACCTACCGGGCGCTTGTACCGCGTACGCAGGACTTCACGCTGATGTCGCCGTTCGGCGGCACGCCATCGCGGGAGGCTGACATCACCGAAAAAACCTGGGACGACATGAGCCGGTTCTTCCGGAATGGGACGCTGAAACAGGAGATCGTTCAAACCTATGTCGGCACCGACATGATCGTGCTGGCCGTCATCGAGCGCGCTCATGTCGAAGTCGGCGGTCTGCCCGCACAGGATTGGGCGCTGCGCGTGACCCTCGTCTATCGGCGGGCAGGCAGGCAGTGGTTGCTTGCCCATCGCCATGCCGATCCGCTTGGCCATGCCGTTACCTTGCAGCAATCGGCGGCGCTTGCGCGCGGCGTGTAGGGATGCGGCTCCGGAGTGGCCTGGCCGCAACGCATCCCGATGGCCGCTCTGCGCCTCTCATCCTCCAAGGAAAACCTACGCCGAGTTCTGACGGCGGTCATTGGGTATCGCACGGATTTTTCCTGTTCGCTATCCGTCAGGATCGGATCACCACATTGGAGGCAGCTTCGGACCGATTGCGGTCTAGCTGCCAAAGCTCTTGAGGGGTTGCGAACCTCAGACCATGTTGTCAATCGCTCTTCGAAGAGTATTGCCGGCACCTATATGGTGGAAAAGCTGAAACTTATGACCAGCTCGATGCATCCCCGCATCGTGCACGACCCAAAGGGCACGTTTCCAATCTCGTGAAGCAATCGGAAACGCCGCCTTTCTTGGTCGGAGAGAGCGATATTGCCCTTTCGTTTAGCAAGGGCTTGGCGGCGGCCCATGAGACATATCGGCAGGCGAAACCTCGTGAGCTGATCCGCGGCGAACGCTCTTGGTCGCGCAATCAAGCACTTACGCGGTCCCGTTCGGACTTACCTATGTGGATGAGATGAACCTCCCACAGATACTGCTGAAATTCTCCGCAGTAGTGCATTCGGCTTTATCTCATCGATGTTCAATGCGCTAGAGCGTCCAGTCCTCCCAACTTTGGACTTCGCCAGTTTTATCCTCGCGGCAAATCGCTTCGAGCGCCAAAGAGGCACGACTAGAGTGCCGTTGTTTATGCCGCAGAATTGCAAATTGGCGGGACGGCAGAGGAAAGCGCGCCTTTACCAGCAAACCTTGAGCAAGGAGGGGCGCGGCTACTGCTCCCGACACGACTGTCGCGCAGATACCCTCTCTTGCTGCAGATATTATCGCCTCGTTCGACGGCAGCTCAAGCGCAACAGCCAGATCTCCAGGACTTATTCCCGCATTGGAAATCGCGGTCTCGAAAGCCGCTCGGGTTCCGGAGCCCTTTTCTCGCATGACCCATTTTGTGCCCGAAACCAGATCCGCGGGTAGAACCGGTTTGCCAGTTGCCCAAGGATGGCGCGGACCGACGACAACAAGGAGTTCGTCTTCAGCGAGAGACTGGAAAGACAGCGCCGGCTCCTCGACGCCGCCTTCGACGAAACCGACTTCGGCCAATCCATCGACAACCGCCCTTGCCACCGTGGTCGTGTTGCCGATCATCAGTTTAAGGTCGATGCCCGGGTAGCGGATCTTGAAACGCATCAGCATCGCGGGTATCCAATAGCTCGCAATGGTCTGGCTCGCGAAAACGACGAGTTCACCTTTTTGCAACCCACCAAGATCGGACAAGACGAGCGCTGCAGTCCTTGCACGGGCAAGCGTCGCCTTTGCCTCTCCGAGAAACACCCGCCCTTCATATGTAAGCTCTATGCGGCGTCCGACGCGATGGAAAAGTTCGACGCCATAAGAAGCCTCGAGATTGCGGATTGCCGAGCTGACGGCGGATGGCGTGAGGCCGATCACCAAGGCGGCCTTGGTCAGATGCTCGCGTTCTGCAACAGCGACAAAAATGGAAAGCTGCTCGAAAGTCATGGCCCAATCGTTCGATTCTCCCGAATGAACTATCCGGATCTATTCAATAGAAGTCGATAATCGAGTGTGTGACAATATAGCCATTCCGCAAGGTCCTACCGATGCTCGTGTCAGCCTTACCGTTTCCTTCAGCCCTGCCGGGATTTGTCCTTTGTGCCGCGATCGCGCTCGCTGCGCATCTCGCCGAGCAATTGCAGATGATGATTTTGGGCGTGCATTGGATTGAGGGGCTCGTGTTTGCCATTCTGGTCGGCATCGCCGTTCGCTCCTCGGTTTGCCTGCCGCAGAGTTTCATTCCCGGCATCCAATTCGCCGCCAAGACGCTTCTGGAGATTGCGGTGGTGTTGCTGGGGGCCTCGCTCAGCGTGCCTGCAGTCCGGCAGGCTGGACTGCCGCTTGTCGGCGGAATTGCCATTCTGGTTGCTCTGTCTTTGGCAACCGGCTTTCTTATAGGGCGCCTCTTGGGGCTCTCGAACTGCCAGGCGACGTTGGTTGCTTGCGGTAACTCGATCTGTGGCAACTCTGCAATTGCCGCCGCAGCGCCCGTAATCGGCGCAAAACCGGACGACATCGCGGCATCGATAGCCTTTACCGCGCTGCTTGGCGTCGCTGCAGTTCTGACGCTGCCGCTTCTTCCCATGCTCTTTGGTCTCAATGCCGTACAATATGGCGTTTTCGCAGGACTGACGGCTTATGCGGTCCCGCAGGTATTGGCGGCCACGGCCTCTGCCGGAGCCGTCAGTACCCAGGTGGGCACGCTCGTCAAACTGATCCGCGTGATGATGCTCGGACCCGTCATCCTCGTGCTTGGCGCCATTCATGGCCGCCGTCTTGGCGGCCCCGCAGTCAGTCTTCGCCATATTCTTCCGTGGTTCATCATCGGTTTTGCAGCCATGGCGGCGCTTCGCTCCCTGAATGCCATCCCGGCCTCCCTGCTCTCCGGCATGTCAACTGTTTCCACCGGCTTCACCGTCACCGCCATGGCCGCTCTGGGCCTCTCCGTCGATATTCGGTCGAGCGTCAAGACCGGCAGCCGGGTACTCGCGGTGGCGGCGCTGTCGCTGTTCGCGCTGGCGGCTCTTGGTTTTTGTCTGATTAGGGTGCTGAAAATTACCTAACTGAGGCAATATGCCTAAAATACTTGCAAAGATTCCGGTTGCCCTAGAATCGATCAGCAGCTAACCTGTATATACAGGTGGGGCGGAAAACAAAGATCGTTCATGCGGATCATCTCTTCACAGCAAGCTGCGGATCTTCTCCAAGATGGGATGACTGTCGCTGCTTCGGGTTTTGGAGGATGCTGCCATCCTGAAGCCATCACGGCCGCGGTCGAGGAGCGCTTCCTCGCCTCGGGAAAGCCCCGCAATCTGACGCTTCTGTTTGCTGCCAGTACGGGCGATCGCCAGACCCGCGGCATGGGCCACTTCGGCTATGAAGGCTTGGTCGCCTGCGTGATTGCTGGAGGATGGCGGGGAACGCCGCGCCTTGGAAGGCTTGCGGTCGAAGGAAAGATCGACGCGCATTGCTGGCCCCAAGGAGTCATCGCGCAGCTCTATCGGGCGATCGCCGCCGGTCAGCCCGGCGTGGTTACCCATATCGGACTCGGCTCTTTCATGGATCCGCTTCATCACGGCGGTCGCATGAATTCGACGACATCGCGTCCGCTCGTAGAGCGTGTGTCGTTGCGCGGCAAGGAATGGCTGCTTTATCCGGCGATGCCGCTCGACTGCGTGCTCTTGCGCGGTACGACGGCCGACGAAGACGGCAATATCGCCCTTGAGGACGAGGCCTTCCCACTCGACGTGCTCGCCATGGCACAGGCCGGCAGAAATTCCGGTGGTATCGTCGTCGTGCAAGTCAAGCGGATTGCCGAGCGCGGCTCGCTGCAGCCGAACGATGTACGTATCCCGGCAATGCTGGTCGATTATGTCGTCGTCTGCGAAGATCCGGCCCAGCACGGCATCAGCTTTTCCGAGACCGACAATATCGCCTATACAGGGCGCGTCCGGATGGCGGTGAACCGCCTCCAGCCGGCGCCACTATCGGTCGATAAAGTTATCCAGCGACGTGCCTTCCTGGAGCTGGCGCCGCTGAACTTTCCGACGGTCAACCTCGGCATCGGCATTGCCGCTGGGATCGGCCGTATCGCGAGCGAAGAGGCATTCGAGGATTATACGGTGACGATCGAATCCGGCGTAATCGGCGGCGTGCC is a genomic window of Rhizobium etli 8C-3 containing:
- a CDS encoding YeiH family protein, with translation MLVSALPFPSALPGFVLCAAIALAAHLAEQLQMMILGVHWIEGLVFAILVGIAVRSSVCLPQSFIPGIQFAAKTLLEIAVVLLGASLSVPAVRQAGLPLVGGIAILVALSLATGFLIGRLLGLSNCQATLVACGNSICGNSAIAAAAPVIGAKPDDIAASIAFTALLGVAAVLTLPLLPMLFGLNAVQYGVFAGLTAYAVPQVLAATASAGAVSTQVGTLVKLIRVMMLGPVILVLGAIHGRRLGGPAVSLRHILPWFIIGFAAMAALRSLNAIPASLLSGMSTVSTGFTVTAMAALGLSVDIRSSVKTGSRVLAVAALSLFALAALGFCLIRVLKIT
- a CDS encoding acyl CoA:acetate/3-ketoacid CoA transferase — encoded protein: MRIISSQQAADLLQDGMTVAASGFGGCCHPEAITAAVEERFLASGKPRNLTLLFAASTGDRQTRGMGHFGYEGLVACVIAGGWRGTPRLGRLAVEGKIDAHCWPQGVIAQLYRAIAAGQPGVVTHIGLGSFMDPLHHGGRMNSTTSRPLVERVSLRGKEWLLYPAMPLDCVLLRGTTADEDGNIALEDEAFPLDVLAMAQAGRNSGGIVVVQVKRIAERGSLQPNDVRIPAMLVDYVVVCEDPAQHGISFSETDNIAYTGRVRMAVNRLQPAPLSVDKVIQRRAFLELAPLNFPTVNLGIGIAAGIGRIASEEAFEDYTVTIESGVIGGVPAEELSFGAAINPTAIVTQASQFDFYDGGGLDIAFLGMAEVDRHGAVNVSRFNNSIVGVGGFTNISQTAKRIVYLGTFSAGGAQIAVTDGRLDIVQDGSLCKIVDDVDQISSSPAFAPEDQLQLVVTERAVFHVIEGCLTLTEFAPGIDLSAHVLDRLPKGVAVSDQLRQMDARLFSTNAMKDFFQ